In Trichoderma asperellum chromosome 1, complete sequence, a single window of DNA contains:
- the DBP8 gene encoding Putative RNA helicase produces the protein MPAAGVAFPERSPDPELSSNSDNSSDESDHLDNAAARKRRRTSLDLDIGIDDSDDDDDDKTPKLVLSSIAAPSRIKRNTVKKEEAKPTAKPAAIPQPQSQNPILAPTDPNTTFSALAVRPWLVQSLENMAIKRPTGIQKGCIPEILKGRDCIGGSRTGSGKTVAFAVPVLQKWAEDPSAIFAVVLTPTRELALQIYEQFKAISSPQSLKMILVTGGADMRAQAIALAQRPHIIIATPGRLADHIRTSGEDTICGLRRVRYVVLDEADRLLHAAGSGSMLPDVEECLSVLPPASERQTLLFTATITPEVRALKDLPQRPGKPPVFVCEVDTQMLAIPATLSQRHVQIPITHKEHYLHVFLLTEANVNKSVIIFCNRTTTADYLHHLLRLLDHRVTSLHSKLPQRQRTDNLARFRASAARILVATDVAARGLDIQEVSLVVNYDIPRDPDDYIHRVGRTARAGRKGEAVTFVGQRDVDLVLAIEERVGRQMEAWEEEGVNLETRVIRDALKLVGEKKREALLEMEEGREVGGKRKRTKQKLQA, from the coding sequence ATGCCTGCAGCAGGCGTCGCATTCCCAGAACGATCTCCGGATCCGGAGCTGTCATCTAATTCAGACAACTCCTCTGACGAGTCGGATCATCTCgacaatgctgctgctcggaAACGGCGCCGCACCTCGCTCGACCTTGATATTGGGATTGATGatagcgatgacgacgatgacgataaGACCCCAAAGTTGGTACTGTCTTCCATAGCGGCACCTTCTcgaataaaaagaaacactgtaaagaaggaagaggccaagcCAACCGCCAAGCCCGCAGCTATTCCCCAACCTCAGTCTCAAAACCCCATTCTCGCACCAACCGATCCCAATACCACCTTTTCTGCCTTGGCCGTGCGGCCATGGCTTGTTCAATCACTCGAGAATATGGCCATCAAACGGCCAACTGGCATTCAGAAGGGCTGTATACCGGAAATCTTAAAGGGAAGAGACTGCATTGGTGGTAGCAGAACAGGTTCAGGAAAGACTGTCGCTTTCGCTGTCCCAGTTCTCCAGAAGTGGGCAGAGGATCCATCCGCCATCTTTGCCGTCGTCCTTACGCCAACACGCGAGCTTGCTCTTCAGATTTACGAACAGTTCAAGGCCATCTCCTCCCCTCAGAGCCTCAAGATGATCCTTGTAACGGGTGGTGCTGATATGCGTGCTCAAGCCATTGCGCTGGCTCAACGACCACACATTATCATTGCAACTCCTGGGCGTTTGGCGGACCACATTCGAACATCTGGAGAGGATACGATATGTGGATTGCGAAGGGTTCGTTACGTCGTTCTTGACGAAGCAGATCGCCTCTTGCATGCCGCTGGCTCTGGCAGTATGCTGCCAGACGTCGAAGAATGTCTATCGGTGCTACCACCTGCTTCCGAAAGACAGACGCTCCTCTTCACGGCTACTATTACACCAGAAGTGCGAGCGCTTAAAGACCTACCGCAGCGGCCCGGAAAGCCACCCGTTTTTGTCTGCGAGGTCGACACACAGATGCTTGCAATCCCGGCAACTCTGAGCCAGAGACATGTTCAAATTCCCATCACACACAAGGAGCACTATCTACATGTCTTTTTGCTCACCGAGGCAAACGTCAACAAGTCTGTCATCATCTTTTGCAATCGCACAACTACAGCCGATTATCTACATCACTTACTGCGCCTGTTGGATCATCGAGTTACGTCATTGCACTCTAAACTCCCCCAGAGACAGCGAACCGATAACTTGGCTCGCTTCCGAGCCTCGGCAGCTAGGATCTTGGTAGCTACAGACGTAGCCGCTCGAGGTCTTGATATCCAAGAAGTTAGCTTGGTGGTGAACTACGATATCCCCCGAGACCCGGACGACTACATCCACCGTGTTGGACGTACTGCTCGTGCGGGACGAAAAGGCGAGGCTGTCACGTTTGTGGGCCAACGAGACGTGGATCTGGTTCTCGCCATTGAGGAGCGAGTTGGCAGGCAGATGGAGGcttgggaagaagaaggtgtcAACCTAGAGACGAGAGTTATCCGGGACGCGCTGAAGCTGGTgggcgagaagaagcgagaggcattactggagatggaggagggcaGGGAAGTTGGcggcaagagaaagaggacgAAACAGAAACTTCAGGCATAG
- a CDS encoding uncharacterized protein (BUSCO:EOG092D12XY) produces MSELAHYNVRQTASHAKSIGITQRATPLRFPWVGDLRVRFSDFQVNEIGKDGVVVHLRKVGLNGQNKPAADAAPVKEADTPKEQQDSTNDGDSNEVKDEPQEKEIVEIPAEDVTALSNLAGEKFAQELVDLFRDGQAEPSERKKPVVSEPIDDKFKRGEIHQEIRRIFNSRIETSTGDAGAIVASFSAPTKRGKRGRGGRNRNRNKQEDQPIGEYLHFTLFKDNRDTMDAVNQIARILKVKPQVINYAGTKDRRASTVQRCSVRYTRDRSLAGINGKLWGITTGDYEYKSDPIHLGQLLGNEFAITIKNCQILGEDSAKPISEQVGLMHANVQSALDHMTEHGWINYFGHQRFGTHQIGTHEVGKLILGDNYEGAINAILAYDEEIAQKAETEGIPNEPAKRDEYNRHLACMLFRTEKDVEKAIEIMPRRFAAEVCVLRHLNRQGKQSRRDFVGALIHITRGLRSMYLHACQSHVWNHAASRRWELFGEKVIKGDLVIVETEATPQVSGQDQDGDDIINPVEDDDDVPLQARPLTEEEAASGKYTVYDIVLPTPGYDVIYPDNEIGEFYKDFMGREENGSLDPYKMRRMRREFSLPGRYRKLMNRFLAKPSVEFKTYTDDEEQMHPTDLDLIKAERKTATNNKRPREDGDDARPSKVAKVEGENEASNQTSQDEVAADIEKVEETETTNAEQVMEVDKPLKIAAVVKFQLGRSAYATVTLRELMGDPPESNAS; encoded by the exons ATGAGCGAACTAGCGCATTATAACGTGCGCCAAACTGCGTCTCACGCCAAATCAATAGGAATTACGCAGCGCGCCACTCCTCTGCGATTCCCATGGGTCGGCGACCTACGCGTGAG GTTCTCAGATTTCCAGGTCAATGAGATTGGGAAAGACGGCGTTGTTGTGCATCTGCGCAAAGTCGGGCTAAATGGCCAAAACAAACCG GCAGCGGATGCCGCGCCGGTAAAAGAGGCTGATACTCccaaagagcagcaagactCCACTAACGATGGCGATTCCAACGAAGTCAAGGATGAACCTCAAGAGAAGGAGATTGTTGAAATCCCAGCGGAAGATGTGACAGCTCTTAGCAATCTGGCAGGCGAAAAGTTTGCGCAAGAGCTCGTGGACTTATTCCGAGACGGTCAGGCTGAGCCTtcggaaaggaaaaagccTGTCGTCTCCGAACCCATTGATGATAAGTTCAAGCGAGGTGAAATTCATCAAGAAATTCGACGGATCTTCAATTCCAGGATAGAAACAAGCACTGGCGATGCCGGTGCCATCGTTGCAAGCTTCTCGGCACCTACAAAAAGGGGTAAAAGAGGTAGGGGCGGCCGCAATCGCAACCGGAACAAGCAAGAAGATCAGCCCATTGGCGAGTATCTCCACTTTACGCTTTTCAAAGACAACCGCGATACCATGGATGCCGTCAACCAGATTGCCCGTATTTTGAAGGTGAAGCCTCAGGTCATAAATTATGCGGGCACCAAGGATCGACGTGCATCTACAGTCCAGCGTTGCTCCGTCCGATACACGCGGGATAGAAGCCTGGCGGGTATCAATGGAAAGCTCTGGGGCATAACGACTGGTGATTACGAGTACAAGTCGGACCCTATCCACCTAGGACAACTGCTAGGCAATGAGTTTGCCATAACTATCAAGAATTGCCAAATTCTAGGCGAAGACAGCGCCAAGCCTATCTCTGAGCAGGTTGGCTTGATGCATGCCAACGTTCAATCTGCTTTGGACCACATGACAGAGCACGGCTGGATCAACTACTTTGGGCATCAGCGATTCGGCACCCACCAGATCGGAACACATGAGGTTGGAAAGCTGATTCTGGGGGATAACTATGAAGGCGCTATCAATGCCATTCTTGCATATGACGAGGAAATTGCTCAAAAGGCAGAAACAGAGGGTATTCCCAATGAGCCGGCCAAGCGAGATGAGTATAACCGTCATCTTGCCTGCATGCTGTTCAGAACCGAAAAGGACGTCGAGAAAGCCATCGAGATCATGCCCAGGAGATTCGCGGCCGAGGTATGCGTCCTACGCCACCTCAACAGACAAGGCAAGCAATCCAGAAGAGACTTTGTCGGAGCCCTCATCCACATCACCAGAGGTCTACGATCAATGTACCTCCACGCATGCCAATCCCACGTGTGGAATCACGCTGCAAGCAGACGATGGGAGCTTTTTGGCGAGAAAGTCATCAAGGGCGACCTTGTCATTGTCGAAACTGAAGCCACTCCCCAAGTCAGCGGTCAAGATCAAGACGGCGATGACATTATAAATCCCGtcgaggatgatgacgatgttcCTCTCCAGGCCAGGCCTTtgaccgaggaggaggctgcaaGTGGAAAATATACTGTCTACGACATTGTTCTCCCTACACCAGGCTACGACGTCATCTACCCGGATAACGAGATTGGCGAGTTTTACAAGGACTTCATGGGCCGCGAAGAGAATGGCAGTCTGGATCCCTACAAGATGCGACGCATGCGCCGTGAATTCAGCCTGCCGGGACGCTACCGCAAGCTGATGAACAGGTTTCTCGCCAAGCCAAGCGTCGAGTTCAAGACCTACACGGATGACGAAGAGCAGATGCACCCCACCGACTTGGACCTCATCAAAGCAGAGCGCAAAACCGCTACTAATAATAAACGCCCTCgtgaggatggagatgacgCTAGGCCGAGCAAGGTTGCCAAGGTAGAAGGAGAAAACGAAGCGTCCAACCAGACTTCACAGGATGAGGTTGCTGCTGATATCGAGAAGGTCGAAGAAACAGAGACTACAAACGCAGAACAAGTCATGGAAGTGGACAAGCCGCTCAAGATCGCCGCAGTGGTCAAATTCCAACTCGGCAGAAGCGCCTACGCTACGGTCACGTTGCGGGAACTCATGGGAGACCCCCCTGAGAGTAATGCATCCTAA
- a CDS encoding uncharacterized protein (EggNog:ENOG41) — protein sequence MPRRLRWLIPAVRFATESRPSYADSDLELEEKRPEHADIYDALSPMGLIDPGSRRLSEHKLLELSDDIRAHLLEDASLGDSAEVVKRTLRELVRDESGAMPVLDFATIQNARLDKLLSDILALGHQQTSLHPRPRIDTLTAERLQRLWMARFREKYFNIDQIRHQSLSKTGRLKDVTFNNAATDNWELWQAENCKTLSGLESNLQFKPGH from the exons ATGCCCCGACGATTAAGATGGCTCATTCCAGCTGTTCGTTTTGCTACCGAATCGCGACCATCCTACGCGGATTCGGacttggagctggaggagaaACGCCCTGAACATGCAG ATATTTATGACGCGCTATCACCCATGGGTCTGATTGACCCTGGGAGTAGGCGTCTGAGTGAGCACAAGCTTCTAGAGCTGTCTGATGACATCCGGGCTCATCTCCTTGAGGACGCTTCTCTGGGCGACAGTGCAGAAGTCGTCAAGAGAACTCTCCGTGAGCTGGTAAGAGACGAGAGTGGTGCCATGCCTGTACTGGATTTTGCTACCATTCAGAATGCTCGACTAGATAAGCTGCTTTCCGATATATTGGCTCTTGGCCATCAGCAAACATCGCTTCACCCTCGACCGCGCATTGATACCTTGACGGCAGAAAGATTGCAGAGACTGTGGATGGCTAGATTTCGTGAAAAGTATTTCAACATTGATCAAATCCGGCATCAAAGCTTATCCAAGACCGGTAGACTAAAAGATGTGACGTTCAACAATGCAGCTACGGACAACTGGGAGTTGTGGCAGGCAGAGAATTGTAAGACTCTATCAGGGCTTGAATCAAATCTTCAGTTCAAACCAGGACA TTAG
- a CDS encoding uncharacterized protein (EggNog:ENOG41) produces MREAKLSETHISLISHVGSQIRILRGHRLRSPLSPKAGIRYDGLYIIRQYGHKQNPQNRLHRIIVTLERVAGQPSMTNLAKVPRPSQMDDWVLFEKFEGETIRQNHGEQSFLDWKMMKAQERMERRQWRRALEVGAALTMARRARYSYGMRDLGIKEKT; encoded by the exons ATGCGTGAAGCAAAGCTTTCTGAAACGCATATTTCCTTGATATCTCACGTTGGTTCTCAAATACGCATCTTGAGAGGCCACCGACTCAGAAGCCCGCTCTCACCAAAGGCGGGCATACGATATGATGGATT ATACATAATTCGACAATACGGCCACAAGCAAAACCCGCAGAATCGACTGCATCGCATCATTGTGACGTTGGAGAGAGTTGCGGGCCAGCCAAGCATGACCAATCTCGCCAAGGTCCCTCGTCCATCACAGATGGATGACTGGGTGCTGTTTGAGAAATTTGAAGGCGAAACGATCCGACAGAACCATGGAGAGCAAAGCTTTCTGGATTGGAAAATGATGAAGGCACAGGAAAGGATGGAGCGGCGGCAATGGAGACGCGCACTCGAGGTTGGAGCTGCTTTGACCATGGCTCGGCGTGCCAGGTACAGCTACGGAATGCGGGACTTGGGGATAAAGGAGAAGACCTAG
- the PIN4 gene encoding Peptidyl-prolyl cis-trans isomerase pin4: MGKNDKKSGDKGGAKGKGTEGKESGGKTKGAMSINVRHILCEKHARKEEALLKLSEGVKFDEVARTYSEDKARQGGSLGWKTKGSLDPTFEEVAFSLQPSTTSSPIIGEAKTPFGYHIIMVEGRK, translated from the exons ATGGGGAAAAACGACAAGAAATCCGGCGACAAAGGCGGCGCCAAGGGAAAGGGGACCGAAGGTAAAGAGTCTGGAGGAAAGACTAAGGGAGCCATGTCTATCAATGTTCGACACATTCTG TGCGAAAAGCATGCGAGGAAGGAAGAGGCTCTTCTGAAGCTGAGCGAGGGTGTCAAATTTGACGAGGTTGCACGGACCTATTCCGAAGACAAGGCACGACAAG GAGGTTCTCTAGGATGGAAGACAAAGGGCAGTCTGGACCCCACGTTTGAAGAGGTTGCTTTTTCCCTACAGCCAAGCACTACGAGCAGTCCTATAATTGGAGAGGCCAAGACGCCGTTTGGCTATCACATCATAATG GTCGAGGGGCGCAAGTAA
- the RPS12 gene encoding 40S ribosomal protein eS12 produces the protein MSDVEENNAPEVVEEVEVSGDAPKGQMSVLDALKGVLKLALMHDGLARGLREASKALDRRQAHMCVLNENCEEEAYKKLVIALCNEHKIPLIKVPDGKQLGEWAGLCVLDREGNARKVVNCSCVVVKDWGEESQERSIILNYFQTSQ, from the exons ATG TCGGACGTAGAAGAGAACAACGCCCCCGAGGTCGTCGAGGAAGTCGAAGTTTCTGGAGATGCCCCCAAGGGCCAGATGTCCGTTCTGGACGCCCTGAAGGGTGTTCTCAAGCTCGCTCTCATGCACGACGGTCTCGCCCGCGGTCTCCGTGAAGCCTCCAAGGCTCTGGACCGTCGCCAGGCTCACATGTGCGTCCTGAACGAGAActgcgaggaggaggcctaCAAGAAGCTGGTCATTGCTCTCTGCAATGAGCACAAGATCCCTCTGATCAAGGTTCCCGATGGCAAGCAGCTCGGCGAGTGGGCCGGTCTCT GCGTTCTGGACCGTGAGGGCAACGCCCGCAAGGTTGTCAACTGCTCTTGCGTCGTTGTCAAGGACTGGGGTGAGGAGTCTCAGGAGCGCTCCATCATCCTGAACTACTTCCAGACTTCCCAGTAA
- the CRP27 gene encoding 40S ribosomal protein S22 — protein sequence MVRTSVLHDALNSINNAEKSGKRQVLIRPSSKVIVKFLQVMQRHGYIGEFEEVDDHRSGKIVVQLNGRLNKTGVISPRYNVRLADLEKWVVKLLPARQFGYVILTTSAGIMDHEEARRKHVAGKIIGFFY from the exons ATGGTCCGCACTTCCGTTCTCCACGACGCCCTCAACTCCATCAACAATGCCGAGAAGTCCGGCAAGCGCCAGGTCCTGATCCGACCTAGCTCCAAGGTCATTGTCAAGTTCCTCCAGGTCATGCAGCGCCACG GCTACATTGGCGAGTTCGAGGAGGTCGATGACCACCGCTCCGGCAAGATCGTCGTTCAGCTGAACGGCCGTCTCAACAAGACTGGTGTCATCTCCCCCCGCTACAACGTCCGTCTCGCCGATCTCGAGAAGTGGGTtgtcaagctgctgcctGCCCGTCAGTTCGGCTACGTTATCCTGACCACCTCTGCTGGTATCATGGACCACGAGGAGGCCCGCCGAAAGCACGTTGCCGGCAAGATCATCGGCTTCTTCTACTAA
- a CDS encoding uncharacterized protein (EggNog:ENOG41) codes for MRRRPYFLVVAVLLFCYCAYIIFSLPNEHFDALVTPLSQPHQQQQHDQHRLQAAASSSSTAPTKPKPTSPPPVVWEDLPVVTGGPKPKAAPDAALHPIIHLAKDAHKEFSELKKRQSKSLEEAVKEYRRRYGMPPPPHFDKWYEFAVNNNVQLIDEFDMIHDMMIPFWGLQPKTIRARVTEALGYDNGLIGVAIRDGGITHMEHGFEWQREATKGMMEKFKQHLPDMDLAFNVHDEPRVVVPHDDLNRLVSKAKNENMAALSTNKKLVNEFSKSSDLNDGQTFKETKLSRFSTIQYQSTWADSRMSCPPDSQARILEDERADDLSRYGISDLAFIYNTTAMSDICLTPSLSSTYGFFDRPNSFRVTHDLLPIFSQSKVSSYGDIIYPSPWYWYKKVAYNETNDMPWDEKESKLYWRGSTTGGYSRNGGWRRHHRQHFVQKINSREQAKVMTNSGGAGNPKWEAKEVPRGEYQKLIDVHFSHVGQCDPGDCEAQREFFDVVDLVDQQDAWGYKYLVDIDGNAFSGRFYAFLQSKSLTFKLALFREWHNEWLKPWVHYVPLSLQGEDWLEAVRFINEDNEGSTEGQKIAKESREWANKAVRKEDMEAWFFRLLLEYGRVIDDNRANLGYDI; via the exons ATGCGGCGGCGTCCGTATTTCCTTGTTGTGGCTGTTTTGCTCTTTTGTTACTGCGCATATATTATCTTCAGCTTGCCCAACGAGCATTTCGATGCCCTGGTCACTCCTCTCTCGCAGCctcaccagcagcaacagcatgaCCAGCATCGgctccaagcagctgcgtcgtcgtcgtcaacaGCGCcaacaaagccaaagcccacCTCACCACCTCCAGTGGTCTGGGAAGACTTGCCGGTTGTGACGGGAGGGCCGAAGCCAAAAGCAGCCCCTGATGCGGCGTTACATCCCATCATCCATCTTGCCAAAGATGCGCACAAGGAATTTTCGGAATTGAAGAAGCGACAGTCCAAGTCTCTGGAGGAGGCCGTCAAAGAGTATCGCAGGCGATATGGCATGCCCCCTCCTCCACACTTCGATAAGTGGTATGAATTCGCCGTAAACAACAATGTGCAGTTGATTGACGAATTCGACATGATTCATGATATGATGATACCGTTCTGGGGCCTTCAGCCCAAGACTATTCGTGCAAGAGTGACAGAGGCGCTCGGCTATGACAATGGATTAATTGGGGTCGCTATACGAGACGGTGGAATTACACACATGGAGCATGGATTCGAGTGGCAGAGGGAGGCCACCAAGGGAATGATGGAAAAGTTCAAGCAGCACTTGCCAGATATGGATTTGGCTTTTAACGTTCACGATGAGCCTCGTGTGGTGGTACCCCACGATGATTTGAACCGACTTGTCAGTAAAGCCAAGAATGAAAATATGGCTGCTTTGAGTACGAACAAGAAGCTCGTCAACGAGTTTTCAAAATCATCTGACCTAAACGACGGCCAAACATTCAAAGAAACGAAGCTATCCCGGTTTAGCACTATTCAATACCAATCGACATGGGCAGACTCTCGTATGTCCTGTCCGCCCGATAGCCAAGCCAGAATCCTCGAAGATGAGCGTGCAGACGACTTGAGCAGATACGGAATCAGTGATCTTGCCTTCATTTACAACACAACTGCCATGTCTGACATATGTCTCACGCCTTCTCTAAGCTCAACATATGGCTTTTTCGACCGCCCTAATTCTTTCAGAGTCACCCATGATCTACTGCCCATATTCTCCCAGTCCAAGGTGTCGTCTTATGGGGATATTATATACCCGTCTCCATGGTATTGGTATAAAAAAGTGGCTTACAACGAAACCAACGACATGCCGTGGGATGAGAAGGAGAGCAAGCTCTACTGGCGAGGTTCTACTACGGGAGGATACAGTCGCAACGGCGGCTGGAGGAggcatcaccgccagcacTTTGTGCAAAAGATCAACTCCAGAGAGCAAGCCAAGGTGATGACCAACAGTGGTGGAGCTGGAAATCCTAAATgggaggccaaggaggtcCCCCGTGGGGAATACCAGAAGCTCATTGACGTGCATTTCTCTCACGTTGGCCAATGCGACCCCGGAGACTGTGAAGCGCAACGAGAGTTTTTTGACGTCGTTGACCTGGTTGATCAGCAAGATGCCTGGGGATATAAATATCTGGTCGACATAGACGGCAACGCCTTCTCTGGCCGCTTCTACGCCTTTCTGCAGAGCAAAAGCTTGACGTTTAAGCTTGCTTTGTTCCGTGAATGGCACAACGAATGGCTCAAGCCGTGGGTACATTATGTGCCGCTGAGCCTCCAAGGGGAAGATTGGCTTGAAGCAGTTCGTTTCATCAATGAAGACAATGAGGGATCAACCGAGGGGCAGAAAATTGCCAAGGAGAGCCGCGAATGGGCCAATAAAGCGGTTAGAAAAGAGGATATGGAGGCATGGTTTTTCAGACTGCTTTTAGA ATACGGACGGGTGATTGACGATAATAGAGCAAATCTTGGGTATGATATATGA
- a CDS encoding uncharacterized protein (BUSCO:EOG092D3IQI) yields MSSSGARSGERVIHQDFIARIRFSNTLPPPPNPPKLLDIPNTGLASGQYTTPGFASRLAREQPLNIEADAELGMPLDLVGMPGVFDGDERSIQAPSQPLALHPHDRALLRPIAALGKPKVAEANVSFLRRTEYISSLIPKRFEANHPRALLAKSRRPAKRPEPAADSPQAIKRKIDKGFEIAEQDLKDPKRIKHPSKKHLKLVDALPLVPDLDAFPDSGAYVTIKFLTNPVSSSNEYDNRLRSGLFRPIDRTAAEEAALEAAAEAYNQDPVNNPKPANLMNYDFYLGQTRADADRFRRKFDVDDADHDDEDLYTHRGDTGGYFQFNRIRAYETAQETELDHPTKYEDEIILSINEKETDSSQKAVFYYPIMQRSTIRPQRTRNIARTNYGLAEDDEPQVVDQLDLTVDDPTEEMRAAMKMYARHPMGWDQDEEEELHRGVERSIEEGDVDADGDAEGEEADRNGASSPVEKYQERSPSADRDAEGDEDEDED; encoded by the exons ATGTCGTCCTCAGGAGCTCGCTCGGGCGAGCGCGTGATTCACCAGGACTTCATCGCGCGAATCCGCTTCTCAAATACTCTGCCTCCACCGCCCAATCCTCCGAAGCTGCTCGACATCCCCAACACCGGCCTCGCAAGCGGCCAATACACGACGCCAGGGTTTGCATCACGTCTGGCGCGAGAGCAGCCGCTCAATATCGAGGCTGATGCAGAACTGGGCATGCCGCTCGACTTGGTGGGAATGCCGGGCGTgtttgatggagatgaacGAT CAATCCAAGCTCCGTCACAGCCGTTAGCCCTCCACCCGCACGATCGAGCTCTTCTCAGACCTATTGCCGCCCTTGGTAAGCCCAAGGTTGCCGAGGCCAACGTCTCTTTCCTCCGCCGAACCGAGTACATCTCGTCCCTAATCCCGAAACGCTTCGAGGCAAACCACCCCCGGGCCCTGCTGGCCAAGTCTCGACGACCAGCCAAGCGGCCAGAACCCGCCGCCGACTCTCCGCAGGCCATCAAGCGCAAGATCGACAAGGGCTTCGAGATTGCGGAGCAGGATCTCAAGGACCCCAAGCGCATCAAGCATCCCTCCAAGAAGCACCTCAAGCTCGTCGATGCTCTGCCTCTGGTGCCCGATCTGGACGCGTTTCCCGATTCTGGTGCTTACGTTACCATCAAATTCCTTACGAATCCCGTCTCAAGCTCCAACGAGTATGATAATCGTCTCCGCAGCGGCCTGTTCCGGCCGATAGACCGCACGGCGGCCGAGGAAGCGGCCCTCGAGGCCGCCGCAGAGGCCTATAATCAGGATCCAGTCAACAACCCCAAGCCGGCCAACTTGATGAATTATGACTTCTATCTTGGCCAGACTCGTGCCGATGCTGACCGCTTCCGCCGCAAGTTTGACGTCGACGACGCCGAccatgacgacgaggacttGTATACCCACAGGGGAGACACAGGAGGATACTTCCAGTTCAACAGGATCAGGGCATACGAGACCGCTCAGGAGACGGAGCTCGATCACCCTACCAAATACGAAGATGAAATTATCCTCTCCATCAATGAGAAGGAGACCGATTCCAGCCAAAAGGCTGTCTTCTACTACCCCATCATGCAGAGATCTACTATCCGTCCCCAACGCACCAGAAACATTGCACGTACGAATTACGGCCTTGCTGAGGACGATGAGCCGCAAGTGGTTGACCAGCTGGATCTCACGGTTGATGACCCGACAGAGGAGATGAGGGCCGCCATGAAGATGTACGCACGGCATCCTATGGGCTGGGAtcaggacgaagaggaagaactGCATCGCGGCGTCGAGCGGTCCATCGAGGAGGGCGATGTTGATGCGGATGGCGATGCTGAGGGCGAAGAAGCCGATCGTAACGGAGCTTCCAGCCCGGTTGAGAAATACCAAGAGCGGTCTCCGTCTGCGGATCGTGATGCGGAgggtgatgaagatgaggacgaagacTAG
- the RER1 gene encoding retention in endoplasmic reticulum protein 1 (EggNog:ENOG41~TransMembrane:4 (i36-56o62-79i122-141o147-164i)~BUSCO:EOG092D4HAV) — protein MDAPEPEQTPFAAVTAHTTKLQRQYQAILDQSTPYVTYRWVGTGVGLLVFFLRIFVAQGWYIVAYALGIYLLNLFLAFLQPKFDPSSDALDNEMEDGSVGTLPTNRDEEFKPFIRRLPEFKFWYWATRAIGIAFVCTWFAIFDVPVFWPVLVMYWLILFVLTMRRQIQHMIKYRYVPFSVGKKSYNKDRS, from the exons ATGGATGCGCCAGAGCCCGAACAGACCCCTTTCGCGGCCGTCACAGCCCATACCACCAAGTTGCAGAGA CAATACCAAGCGATCTTGGATCAGTCAACCCCATATGTCACATACCGATGGGTTGGCACAGGCGTGGGTCTGCTGGTGTTCTTCCTACGCATTTTCGTTGCGCAGGGATGGTACATTG TCGCTTATGCCTTGGGAATCTATCTTCTGAACCTTTTCCTGGCCTTCCTTCAGCCGAAATTCGACCCTTCGAGCGACGCCTTGGATAacgagatggaagatggcTCTGTCGGCACCCTCCCGACCAACCGAGACGAAGAATTCAAGCCGTTCATCAGACGTCTTCCCGAATTCAAGTTCTGGTACTGGGCAACCAGAGCCATTGGCATTGCCTTTGTCTGCACCTGGTTCGCCATCTTCGACGTCCCTGTTTTCTGGCCCGTCTTGGTCATGTACTGGCTGATTCTCTTTGTCCTGACCA TGCGTCGACAAATCCAGCACATGATCAAGTATCGCTATGTGCCATTTTCCGTTGGCAAGAAATCATACAACAAGGACCGATCGTAA